The genomic segment CAGTTGGCTATCGAGGTAATGTTTGGGAATGTGGTTCaacctgtatttttaaaaaatttaaattttttttttggctaaaatgtaatatggtttgtactttttggatcgttttaatgtgctgatgtcaaaaatgatttttaaaaaataaaaaaaatcattgacatgcattttgacacgaaaaattatttgaaatgcaCCCACAACCACACATTCAAACAAACTTTTAGTCAAATGAAGCTCAAAAGTTTCACAAAAAAAAGCATCACCTtggaaatgaaaaatcaaatcaaaattttagttgAAAGCCAATTTATAACACATCTGATGTAAATTTGCCTAACATACAAGTCAGGGCAGAAGACATGGTCGtattcaaaaataaatgcaCCACACAATGAGGAAGTTGcatgatgattttaaaaaatgtcatgAATCCACGTGGATAGAGGTGAATAAAGATGGCACGAGACATTGATTTTCGGTAAGTAGAGTGATTATTGACACAGTGAAAGTCCAAAAAGCACATGCAGATTAGAAAGAGAGATCATTGGATTTGAAACAGACAATAATAAAGGAAGAAAATGCCTGAAAACTTACAGGAATCATGGCACCATCCACTATAAGTTTAGAACTTTCATTTCGCCAGGAACTTAATCAAGGCgctaaaatcaattaattgaagAAAGGGGAAGTCCTCTGTTTGATGTTAAGGATGAAGATATGATGTCCATTTTGTTCTGTGAACGTATTGTTTGATATAATGAAAAGAATAGTCCCTGCTGTCAAGCTGGGTGTTACAGAATCAGGCTTATCTGAGTATTTCCATCACCCCAATTAACTTCTAGACAATACAGCTTGCATGGAACTCAAATGACTTGAAGGAAAAGGTGGCACTCTCCTCTGGGCTAAAGTCAAGATTACCTTAGCCTTGTTAAGCTGCCCATTCTTCTTCAGCCCTTCAAGCAGTGTATGAATAGTATCCACATTCAAAAACCAGTTGGTTCTCATGCAGTCTCTACACAATGTATATGCCAAATCAAATTCCCCACCCTTGCATAAATAATGAACCATTGTTTGGTAaactttaacattaaatttatgcCCCTTGCCACGTAAGGAAAAATACACCAGTTTGGCCATCTCAAGATTACCAACCTGGAAGAAGCCTTTTAGAACCAAATTATATGAAACCTCATCGGGCACAATCCCAATTTTCTGCATCAAACGCGTCACATCATTTGCATGCCATGCCCGTCTTATATTGACCAAATACTGAATCCTTACATTAAATGTTGCAAGATTGGGTAAACACCCCTTAAGCACCATAAGGTTCCACAATCCATTGCCAATCTCTGCTTTGTTATTCTTATAATATGCCGATATAAGTGTGGTATATGTGATGACATCTGGCGTTACCCCTGACTTTTCCATCTCTACCATGAGCAAATATGATTTATCCAAAACACCCCTTTCACATAAAGCCTTGACAATAATGTTAACTGAAAATATGCCAAACTCGATATCAAACTTCTTTGGGGCCTCGTTAACAAAGGTCTCAATTGTTGCTAAATCACGGGTTCCAGTCAAAACCTTGAGTGCAGCATTGAAGGATTTAACGGTCCTTTTACATCCGCGCAAATGCATATTATGGAAAGTATCAATAGCATGCTCTATCATTCCAGCCTTTCCATACAACATTATAATCCTCACCATAAACCCTTCGCGCCTACCCTGTGGAAGAGTCTTTTGGTGCTCAAGTAAATGCTCAATGTAATCAAACCTGTTAGCACCAGCTAAGCGAGAAACGGTATCTTCAAATGCAAACCGATTCTCCACAACAAGCTTATTCTCAGCATTGGCCTTGAAAAGATTAAATAGCTTTTCAGGGTCTCTCTCAGCTTTAAGCTTAAGAAGTGCAGGTTCCTCCAAAGGCTTCTGGTTTTGGTTCTGAATGAGATTAGATACAGCTGCAGGGCTATGAGTTAATGCAACGGCAGCAGCAAAGTTGCGGTATCTGCGAGTGACCCGCAGAGAGAGCATATCTTgatttcttcctcaaattgaaacATACTCATGTCCCAACCTCAAGATTCTATGCAGTAAAGTCAAAAAATCTTCACAATCCATTCAAcaagaaaacccagaaaaaaagaggatttctatcaaacaaacacaaaagcCAGCCCACATTCATGAGACTAGCTTgacaaaaatcttaataaaattgCATCCCCAAGACATATGGAAAACTCGCAGAGGAATTTTATAAAACAGAAGAATACCCGTATGCTAAAACCATGATCCCAGGCAAAGAGTTGAAGAAATCATCAAAACCCGTGTggcaaatagaaaaacaaaagggatgaaaactcaaaaaaaaaaaaaaaccaaacttgaGATAGttcagaacaaaaattaaacaaaaaggagCTGTATATGAATATAGTTGTTtcatgtgatatatatatatatatatatatatatatatatatatagagagagagagagagagagagagagagtagggCTATAGAAACAAATATGAATAGAATGAGAGAGTGGATCTGAGGGAGAGAGTGAGATTTGGCTCTTTAACGGAAACAGGGGGGGTTCGGTTTTGAAGTTAGGATTTTTGCATTTTTGCCTAGTGTTTTGGGAAGATGATGGTAAGCCGGTGTATCTGCGAACGGTTATGAGGGGATTTGGGCTTTGTTTCGTGTCAAAAATTTGACCCTAAACTCATTCATGGAAAAGAGTTCCACTACAAAGAACACTATACGAATACAGAGATGAGTAGTAgcaatagatttttatttaaaaatatattaaataatatttctatattatcaaaataattttaaaaaattaatttaaaataaaaaaaatcaaattttaaaaaaacatgcgaCTGGAATATAGGTGTGCTTAAGATGTAAAAAATGAGTGAATGTCAGGAATTGTTGAACGATCAGTACactcattttaataaattaaggaGAAAAAGAATTGTTGAACGATcagtcatcatcatcattatatatatatatatatatatatatatatataaggaatccaaagaaaaaagcaaaagaattaaactaaaattgtcctccagaaaaataaataaaatagagcaTGGAGGTGCTTCAATTTCATCAGGTTGGCTTTGCCCCTTGCAGTTCTGTTCTATGAAGGTGCTGACAGCTTTAAGAACCACAAGGGTTCTCTTTAGAAAAGAccttaaaatcaaatttgaaacagGCGGCTCTAATATATCAATTCCATGCGATTGGTAAGGCGGGAGAAATGACAAGTTGCTCTCTCCCTAAATTCAATTACCAATGGTCTTGTAGTCTATTGAGGAACTCTAGCAATAAAAACGGTGAAGCCAAATTCAGCTCCCCCTTTTATTAAACAATTGAATATTTCGAAAATAAAATGCTCCGATGAAGCTTATCTGATGAAAATCGcagtataaaaacaaaaaacatcggCTGTGAAGGGAAAGATTAACTTGAAAAACTCAGAATCAACTCATTTCACTAATTCGGCTTTCATTCCAGCATCTCAGCTTAAAATGTCGGGGGACTTGGGCGTAAGCAGTAAACGTGGAACAGTTAAACCAAATATCTAACAAAACAATGCTCGTGGTGCATGATCATCTACCAGTTTAACGTATCAAATAAACCAACTCTTTCTTTTGTCCAACTTATAAAATGGTTAACAAAATGATACATTCAAGGAAAAGCCAGGACAATGGGTACTAACTACTACATTGCagcttttgaattttgtttcagCCATTAGTCCTTTGAAGTTATGACAAGTAATCCCAACACGCCGATAAGAATATACTGCAAGAAACGAATGAAGGTCATTAATTAAACagggtttttattttgtatCATAGTGACAGTCAAGAAACAAGATTTCAGTTTTGGCAAATGATTGACAGAGAAGAAGTACCTTGATAATAGGCTTTTCAGTCATTATAATGGTTACCCAACCAACATAAGGTAAAAACCTGCAAAAATGAAAGCAAGCAACATGAAGAATCTACTTGATACTATCAAGTTCTAAAACTATGGGGTAAAAAAGAGTGCTAAAAAGCATGACACGAGAAACAAATCCTGGAAAAGAAGATAGAGTTACAGTCAAAACTTTTTACCCAACAGCTCTGCCCATGATGTGGTGCTGCTGAAGCCAAAGCTGCCCTTGAGCATATAAAAGCCTGTCATCCCCATAATTGTTATCTCCTGGAAAAAGTATCATTTAAGTATATCAGGATTTTCAATAGAAcaacaaaagataattttgtGAGATCATAAACAAATTTTCAACATTGAGAAGGGTTGTACAATGATAATATCTAGAAGAAGCCAACACCTTTTGTGAGGACATCAACTTCCCCAGTATCTTGCCTTTCATGGAcctgcaaaaaaattaaaaccatgtCATCACATAGCAGTAGGACGATAATTGACTAAAATATGTTTGCAATTAATGATGAGACGGCTTTTTAGTTTTCTCCCTTATTTTCATGAAAGAAGATTTCGATTTGAGATCAGGTTAAGGAGGTCATATCAGCTACTATACAACATAGTTTATTTATCCTGGTAGTTTCTTGGCAAATGGAGGACATTGTCAACATCCATTTCCACATACTTGAGGTGTGTTTAACTGATAGGCAAACAAAGGACATGTTCCTCCCAACCCAACTATCACACACAACCCACATACTCTTACTGGTATTGGCATCCGGTATGCATAACTCCAATTTTGTTGTTTCACATGTAGTGGCACCCAGCTTATCCAAAGTAGTTTTCGATATCAATATGGCATTAAACTAAATGTGCAGTAAGGTCAGCCAAATCTTTACCTTAATCACACGATGGACAATTGGAATTTCACGACCCTGATCaatgaaaaagtattttcaaaaTGAGCATATTAATGGGGAAAAGAAGCAGAAGCATGACAAAACATGAGCAAATATTGAAGGAGAAAATATTACAAGTATacaaacaaaacatcaaagaacATCTGTAAAATTTGTATTGAACTATAGCCCCAAATAATCACTCAACTGAAAATTCAAAACTACATCACATTACAGACCATTTTTTAACTGATATGCTAGATTTACATTTTAACATCCATTTGCCTTTTAAAGTGTCAAGGTAAAAACTTGATAACagttttccatgaaaaaaaaaattttgtttcacaTATAACTgatttacaattaaaataaattattaaactccATCTTTCAACCAATataaaggtaaaatcaacatgGTAGAACTTCTTATAATCTGATATATGCAATTGTTCAATCAATTGATGGTCCTTTCCCATTATCTCTCATCATAAGATTGCAAGCTTCTCTTTACTGATAAAGGAAACTATGTTTTAATGTCATAGGAATATTAGAACTAAGCTTGAAATAATAGAGAAGGGTAAAACTGTGTTAAGTTATCTCAAACCAGACTTAATAGCCATAAATAAAAGCACATGAAAAATCTTCACAAACAGAAGGCCCCTAAAACCAAATGTGTTCCTCTGATATCCATGCTCAGATGCGCAAGCATATCACTCAGGACAAGAACATTGGACCTCAGTTTCCATAAAATCCAAACCTAAATACTTCAGCCATCAGTATAATCAAGCATACAAGTTATACGACTGTAGTACTCAATATTgcaaaaccaaatatttttatagtcaaAATTGATTGCATAATAGAGTTATAGTGTCATAAAACCAAAAACTCATTTCAAAGCAATTGAAAAGAAAGCAGACGCTGGAAAACAGAAGGAAGCCTCATCAATCTACATAAAAGCAGATTGAGAATACAACCAAGAATATTAtgcaaacaatatatatatatatatatatatatatatatataaaatctgaaACTTACATcaacattaaaaacaacaatttcTCCTGTGCGAATAGGATCTTTACTCATGTGCAAGAACAAAATGTCACCCTGCAAAAAGTGAATATAATTAATCAAGCAGTCTGATCAAATACTATAGATTAAAGGAGTTCAAGTGCAAAGAAACAGTATTATCATCACTGAAACCAAGGAGAACAGTTAAAGCACTAAGAAGAACTTCATACTGCAAATATTTAGATGAAGCATTACTACAACAGTCTCTTGAAATATTCAAAAATGAATTTACTAAATCAACTAGCTAATTGAAGATTGACGTTAGACTTCATTGGAAATATTCAGAAGGAGCAGAGCCATTAAATACATCAATAACAAGCAAATGGTGTCCTGTAAGTCTTCCATTGCATCCAAATCAATTATTTACACAATGTGGTTTCGTGTTGCCACTGTTTATGCTTAACCTGAAGCTTTGGTCACAAAATGCAAATAGTTATGATATCTATGTACAAGAAATGGGGAATCAAATTTTATCAAGGTCAATAACAAGAGAGAAATTCAAGCATAGAGGAGCAttgttaatgaatatttttagtCCCCATTATTTGTGAATGgttaaaaaatgtaaattcaattcaatttctccattctttctaattaaaatgaaaatcctATGAAAAAGTGTGTAATTCTTGTCAAGGATGTACCAAGAGTATTATGCTAAGACAAAGCATTCCCAAAAACAAATTGGCCACCACCACTAAATTGTAAAAAGGTGCTCGCAATCAAAGAACTTCAAAagagaaggtaaaaaaaacaaggggaaTGCATGAAGATGGGTAAACATTTTGTCATAAAAACCCCTACATATATACAGGTAACTGTTCACAAAAATCGACATGGTAACTTTTGACTTCTTCAGAGCCTCCAAGAGACAAGGTCATTTGGCTGAGAAAACATCAAGGCTGAGGAAGAATTCAATCTCAGCTTCCATGATTGTGAAAACTGGTGAAAGAAATGATTCTGATCCTCCATTCTTGACAAAATAGGGGACAATGCATGTCTCTTCCTTTATTATTGTAACTGTATGTGTATATTATCATGTATTTAGATAACAAATCAAGAGTGACGAATGAGACAACACGACTGATTAAAGATTATCTTATACCAATAATAATTCCCATGATTCCCATGTTAGTCTGCTTACCCTCTTGAAGCCAGGTTCCATACTTCCAGAGAGAACAACCACCACAGGAGATTCACTGCCAGTGATGCACATCAATGCCTTCCATATTATCAGTGCAGATGTAACAATCATTCCTGGagccaaaagaagaaggttcAAAACACCAGATATCCTAGCAGAAGGAATACAACAAAACACCAGCACAGAGTTCTCTAGAACTGCAGTTTTCTTCTCTAATGTCGAACAGATTGTgcttgaaaatttgaaattcaataaGGCATGCTATCCAAAATGTCAAAGTGGAGGTGAAGTAACTTAACCAGTTGCAAACAAATCACAAATGTAACAGGAGTACTCAATGTCATAAACTGAATTATCTAGCTTACATAATTAAGGACCTACAACAGATCGAATATTAGAGAATCTAGGTATTACCTGCTTACTTTTATTCTATGCTATTCATTTTATGAAAGGGACTAAGAATTTGTATGAAAGGTTcttcaattgagaaaaaaatggaaatttgAACACTTAGTCATGTCAACCACAACCCCTGTCCCAGactaatataaacaaattacaGTAGAATGGGATTTAGCTTAATTAACCAAAAATTGCATTGAACCATGCAAGATATAGCATTTACATTAACAGATTGCAATAATTCCGCAGTTTGTTTTCAATAAATGATTAAATGGCAAGCACCCAATTGGTACAGAATCATAGTCAGCCTCAAATGCTTAAACCCATTATTCACTGATAACATATAAAGACAGTACAGTGTCCAAAAATGAAAATTCTCAGGCAATTTTGCATCTGGTGTTTTATGGTATATTcatctctaataaaaaaaatttaagctcaTTGTACGATTCGATATGAATCCAGTGACTACATTAAGCTCCTAAATTTCAGTCCTTTATGATGTTAAAGCTCCAAATTTGAAACCAACTGAAATTAAAGCCCTTCTCAGTATCGTCACTGCACGGCGGTTTCACCCACCAGGCACCACATTTCATGCACAATTCAAccaggcaataaaaaaaataacgataaaaagcataaacaatCGCTCTCTTAAAGAACCAAATGAATTCAAAATTGAAACTCTGAAAAAAGGAATTATATAATGTATCAGTTAGAAACTGACCTAAACTGACGGCCTGGGTGAGTAGCTGCCGAATCTGGATCGATTTAATGGAGTCTACGGTGTCTCCGATCCAACccattttccttctctcttGTGATTGTGATTGATTCTACCCTCTTTCTTTCCCTGTGATTTTAGGCTTTTCAAGACACTGTAGAGCCTACAGTTGTTAAAAACGTTTTTTTTAATACCgcatgaaaaatacaatataaatttggatagtaaatttaattaataattgaatataaaatcataaaattataattaaaaattatatattaataattttagttaaaaaaataaattacattaataaatgataaaataaaacaataatattataattaataaatgatctaaataaaatgagaaagatATATagcataaatcaataaattaatgatatgGAGAAATAAAAAGTCTCCGAACAAAagtttttaatacaaaataatcACTTAATGATAAGAAATACATATAAACCTGGTGAGAACTTGGTTGTTTCTAACTTTCTATCACAATAAATTCTAATGGATTCTTTTCAAGTTGCAAACTAATGAATCTAAACtagtaattaactaacataaattcaataattaaataaacctttaaataatttctaatgcactagaaaaaaaattcaaattaaaaataattattcaaaattaattaaataaatagaatagaataataaaaaaattcttcatgttaatttttcttcATGTAGCCTAAATCtctaattttcatatatttttttggcatatttgagtcataatttaaaagatattgttCTCTCTTGTCTGGATACATTATTGGACCTACAATATATGATTGGAAAATTTTAGATATCTAGTTTCCAGCCAACCATTAATCGCAGTAAAATTTCATTGGTAGCTCCAGATATGTCTCGAACAGTAAAATTTCATTGGTAGCTCCAGATATATAAAGGTctagttttatatatttgacAAGATTCATCTGTTAACTTTGACTCTCTAAAATAGTATATTCCTGAACTCCATTTGATCTTaaaatttaccacaatatattttcatgtgtcTAATATTTCCCTGTAAAATTTTAGCTCTATCCAATATacagtttgaaaaatatattcaatctTGCAAAACTGATTatcatacattttaaaattaaatttgaatctaGCTTTGttcatatcataaatttaataaactcgTAAAATCGAATCGAGTTTATcgagtttattaattttactaattttacaTAAAGTTaaatctgattttattaattt from the Populus nigra chromosome 1, ddPopNigr1.1, whole genome shotgun sequence genome contains:
- the LOC133698051 gene encoding pentatricopeptide repeat-containing protein At1g80150, mitochondrial-like; translation: MLSLRVTRRYRNFAAAVALTHSPAAVSNLIQNQNQKPLEEPALLKLKAERDPEKLFNLFKANAENKLVVENRFAFEDTVSRLAGANRFDYIEHLLEHQKTLPQGRREGFMVRIIMLYGKAGMIEHAIDTFHNMHLRGCKRTVKSFNAALKVLTGTRDLATIETFVNEAPKKFDIEFGIFSVNIIVKALCERGVLDKSYLLMVEMEKSGVTPDVITYTTLISAYYKNNKAEIGNGLWNLMVLKGCLPNLATFNVRIQYLVNIRRAWHANDVTRLMQKIGIVPDEVSYNLVLKGFFQVGNLEMAKLVYFSLRGKGHKFNVKVYQTMVHYLCKGGEFDLAYTLCRDCMRTNWFLNVDTIHTLLEGLKKNGQLNKAKVILTLAQRRVPPFPSSHLSSMQAVLSRS
- the LOC133692792 gene encoding uncharacterized protein LOC133692792, giving the protein MGWIGDTVDSIKSIQIRQLLTQAVSLGMIVTSALIIWKALMCITGSESPVVVVLSGSMEPGFKRGDILFLHMSKDPIRTGEIVVFNVDGREIPIVHRVIKVHERQDTGEVDVLTKGDNNYGDDRLLYAQGQLWLQQHHIMGRAVGFLPYVGWVTIIMTEKPIIKYILIGVLGLLVITSKD